One window from the genome of Pararhizobium gei encodes:
- a CDS encoding mannitol dehydrogenase family protein: MTTKLSLATLDAVKATAAIPAYDRAALTAGIVHFGVGNFHRAHQAVYLDDLFNTGKELDWAIVGAGVLPSDEAMRTKLAEQDFLTTVVEQDNNRSAARVTGPMIDYLRPGQAAATIERLADPAIRIVSLTITEGGYFIDPASGAFNPKHPAIVADSENPDDPKTVFGLIIAGLKARRDNGIVPFTVMSCDNIPGNGEVTHAAIFGLARLSDPELAAWIDANVAFPNGMVDRITPATGPREIGIVATEYEIDDNWPVFCEEFKQWVLEDHFPAGRPALETVGVQFVPDVAPYEHMKIRILNGGHAAIAYPAALLDIHFVHEAMQEPIIQAFLEKLENDEIIPIVPPVPDTDLKAYYKQVETRLFNPKIADTIPRLAQDGSNRQPKFILPSTLDRLRQNLDVVGLSLVSALWCRYFEGMSDSGKPIIFNDANAERLQAAALKTRDDPMAFLALSDIFGEVAQSELFRQRFAHALKTLRDKGTRATLQLYLDGELGA, from the coding sequence ATGACCACCAAGCTCTCGCTCGCCACGCTCGACGCCGTCAAGGCGACAGCCGCCATTCCCGCCTATGACCGGGCAGCGCTGACCGCCGGCATCGTGCATTTCGGCGTCGGCAATTTTCACCGCGCCCATCAGGCTGTCTATCTCGACGATCTCTTTAATACAGGCAAGGAACTGGACTGGGCGATTGTCGGCGCCGGGGTATTGCCGTCCGATGAAGCGATGCGGACGAAGCTTGCCGAACAGGATTTCCTGACGACGGTTGTCGAGCAGGACAACAACAGGAGTGCAGCCCGGGTCACGGGACCGATGATCGATTATCTGCGGCCCGGACAGGCGGCCGCAACGATTGAACGGCTCGCCGACCCTGCCATCCGCATCGTTTCGCTGACGATCACCGAAGGCGGCTACTTCATCGATCCGGCGTCGGGAGCATTTAACCCGAAGCATCCGGCAATCGTCGCAGACAGCGAAAATCCGGACGATCCGAAAACCGTTTTCGGCCTGATCATTGCCGGTCTCAAAGCACGCAGGGACAACGGGATCGTTCCGTTTACCGTAATGTCCTGCGACAACATTCCCGGCAATGGCGAAGTCACGCATGCTGCCATCTTCGGGCTGGCCCGCTTGTCGGATCCGGAGCTTGCGGCGTGGATCGACGCCAATGTCGCCTTTCCGAACGGGATGGTCGATAGGATTACACCGGCAACGGGACCGCGAGAAATCGGTATCGTGGCGACTGAGTATGAAATCGACGACAACTGGCCGGTCTTTTGCGAGGAATTCAAGCAATGGGTGCTGGAAGACCATTTTCCGGCCGGCCGCCCGGCGCTGGAGACGGTCGGTGTGCAGTTCGTACCCGATGTCGCGCCCTATGAGCATATGAAAATCCGCATCCTCAATGGGGGGCACGCGGCAATCGCGTATCCGGCCGCCTTGCTTGATATCCATTTCGTGCATGAGGCGATGCAGGAGCCGATCATCCAGGCTTTCCTGGAGAAACTCGAAAACGATGAGATCATCCCCATCGTGCCGCCGGTGCCGGACACTGACCTTAAGGCTTACTACAAGCAGGTCGAGACCCGGCTCTTCAACCCGAAGATCGCCGACACCATTCCCCGGCTGGCGCAGGACGGATCGAACCGGCAACCGAAATTCATTCTGCCATCGACACTCGACCGGCTTCGCCAGAACCTTGACGTCGTGGGACTGTCGCTGGTCTCGGCGCTCTGGTGCCGGTATTTCGAAGGCATGAGCGACAGCGGCAAACCGATCATCTTCAACGATGCCAACGCCGAGCGGTTGCAGGCCGCTGCACTGAAAACCAGGGATGACCCGATGGCCTTTCTTGCGCTGTCGGATATTTTCGGCGAAGTTGCGCAATCCGAGCTGTTTCGCCAACGTTTTGCCCATGCCTTGAAGACGCTACGGGATAAGGGAACGCGGGCGACGCTGCAGCTCTATCTCGACGGCGAACTGGGGGCGTGA
- a CDS encoding HAD family hydrolase encodes MTSIHPAKLVIFDCDGVLVDSEPLSIDVLIRVLRGAGVDMDAEEATERFLGKSLKTMSDILHDDYGLAVNGEFLEQMRVDLYQRFRQELQPVAGIATALDQLDIPRCVASSSQMERIRLSLTITGLIGRLEPHLFSSTMVEHGKPAPDLFLHAAAEMATPPENCIVIEDSPAGIKAAKAAGMRVFAFAGASHARSKRHIAVLKQLAPDVLFDDMRELIHLVRRQQRDGASGLDA; translated from the coding sequence ATGACAAGCATCCACCCGGCCAAACTGGTTATCTTTGATTGCGACGGGGTACTCGTCGACAGCGAGCCTCTGTCCATCGACGTTCTCATCAGGGTATTGCGCGGTGCCGGCGTCGATATGGATGCGGAGGAGGCGACAGAGCGCTTTCTCGGCAAGAGCCTGAAGACGATGTCGGATATTCTGCACGACGACTACGGGCTTGCGGTGAATGGAGAATTCCTCGAGCAGATGCGCGTCGATCTCTACCAGCGCTTCCGGCAGGAATTACAGCCCGTCGCGGGTATCGCGACGGCGCTCGACCAGCTCGATATTCCCCGTTGCGTCGCCTCCTCCAGCCAGATGGAGCGCATCCGTCTGTCCCTCACGATAACGGGATTGATTGGCAGGCTGGAACCGCATCTTTTCAGTTCGACCATGGTCGAGCATGGCAAGCCGGCCCCCGACCTCTTTCTTCACGCTGCCGCCGAGATGGCCACTCCACCGGAGAACTGCATCGTCATAGAGGATAGCCCTGCAGGAATTAAGGCTGCCAAGGCCGCCGGCATGCGCGTCTTCGCCTTCGCAGGCGCCTCGCATGCGCGCTCGAAACGGCATATCGCGGTGTTAAAGCAGCTTGCGCCGGATGTGCTGTTTGACGACATGCGGGAATTGATCCATCTTGTGCGCAGGCAACAAAGAGACGGGGCCTCTGGGCTTGATGCGTGA
- a CDS encoding ABC transporter ATP-binding protein, whose translation MGNITLKKVNKSFGATQVIPGIDLVIEDGEFVVFVGPSGCGKSTLLRLIAGLEDTTSGTIDIDGRDVTGEAPAKRGLAMVFQSYALYPHMSVRNNIAFPLKMAKMDPAAIDKKVTEAARVLNLTNYLDRRPGQLSGGQRQRVAIGRAIVREPSAFLFDEPLSNLDASLRGTMRLEISELHHQLKTTMIYVTHDQVEAMTMADKIVVLNAGNVEQVGSPLDLYNKPDNLFVAGFIGSPRMNFATGQMAAPYSAHTIGFRPEHIKLSKDSGSFAGVVGVAEHLGSDTFLHVHVEGIGMVTVRTSGDVPVDHGDKVFLTPDADRIHRFNDKGLAIR comes from the coding sequence ATGGGCAATATCACACTCAAGAAAGTCAATAAGTCCTTCGGCGCGACGCAGGTCATTCCGGGTATCGATCTGGTGATCGAGGACGGCGAGTTCGTCGTATTTGTCGGGCCGTCGGGCTGCGGCAAGTCGACCCTGCTGCGCCTGATCGCCGGTCTCGAGGACACCACGAGCGGCACCATCGACATCGATGGCCGCGACGTGACGGGGGAGGCGCCGGCCAAGCGTGGGCTGGCGATGGTATTCCAGTCCTATGCGCTCTATCCGCATATGTCGGTGCGCAACAATATCGCCTTTCCGCTGAAAATGGCCAAGATGGATCCGGCCGCCATCGACAAGAAAGTGACGGAGGCCGCGCGGGTACTTAACCTCACCAATTACCTCGACCGACGGCCGGGTCAGCTTTCCGGCGGTCAGCGCCAGCGCGTCGCGATCGGCCGCGCCATCGTACGCGAACCTTCAGCCTTCCTGTTCGACGAGCCGCTGTCCAATCTCGACGCCTCGCTGCGCGGTACGATGCGGCTCGAAATCAGCGAGTTGCACCATCAGCTCAAAACCACAATGATTTATGTGACCCACGATCAGGTCGAAGCCATGACCATGGCCGACAAGATCGTCGTGCTCAATGCCGGCAATGTCGAGCAGGTCGGCTCGCCGCTCGACCTTTACAACAAGCCGGATAATCTCTTCGTCGCTGGCTTCATCGGCTCGCCGCGCATGAACTTCGCCACCGGCCAGATGGCCGCCCCCTACAGCGCCCATACGATCGGATTCCGGCCGGAGCACATCAAACTGTCCAAGGACAGCGGCAGTTTTGCCGGCGTGGTCGGGGTCGCCGAACATCTAGGCTCCGACACCTTCCTTCACGTGCATGTCGAGGGGATCGGCATGGTCACAGTTCGAACGAGCGGTGACGTGCCTGTCGACCATGGCGACAAGGTCTTTCTCACCCCGGATGCCGATCGCATCCATCGGTTCAACGACAAGGGATTGGCGATCCGATGA
- a CDS encoding carbohydrate ABC transporter permease, whose product MARAISTKRKVFFTVAAWVVALIIFFPILYTIITSFKSETEAIAGFDMVPSWTLESYGAVQDQYNYLKPFMNSVILSLGSTVIALLIAVPAAWSMAFSPTKRTKDILMWMLSTKMMPAVAVLFPMYLIFRNFGLLDSRIGLTFMLTMINLPIVVWMLYTYFREIPGEILEAARMDGASLWNEIVYVLTPMAVPGIASTMLLNIILAWNEAFWTIRLTATNAAPLTAFISSFSSPQGLFWAKLSAASTLAIAPILIMGWFSQKQLVRGLTFGAVK is encoded by the coding sequence CATCTTCTTCCCGATCCTCTACACGATCATCACCTCGTTCAAATCCGAAACGGAGGCGATCGCCGGCTTCGACATGGTCCCGTCCTGGACCCTGGAAAGCTATGGCGCGGTGCAGGACCAGTACAATTACTTAAAGCCGTTCATGAACTCGGTCATCCTGTCCTTGGGCTCGACCGTCATCGCTCTGCTGATCGCCGTGCCGGCCGCCTGGTCGATGGCGTTCTCGCCGACAAAGCGGACCAAGGACATCCTGATGTGGATGCTCTCCACCAAGATGATGCCGGCCGTCGCCGTTCTGTTTCCGATGTACCTGATCTTCCGCAACTTCGGTCTGCTGGATAGCCGCATCGGTCTCACCTTCATGCTGACCATGATCAACCTGCCGATCGTCGTCTGGATGCTCTATACGTATTTTCGCGAAATTCCCGGCGAGATCCTCGAAGCTGCCCGGATGGATGGCGCCTCTTTGTGGAACGAGATCGTCTATGTGCTGACGCCGATGGCGGTGCCGGGCATCGCGTCCACCATGCTGCTCAACATCATCCTTGCCTGGAACGAGGCCTTCTGGACGATCCGCCTGACGGCCACCAACGCCGCACCGCTCACAGCCTTCATCAGTTCCTTCTCCAGTCCGCAAGGACTGTTCTGGGCCAAGCTTTCCGCAGCCTCGACGCTCGCCATCGCACCCATCCTGATCATGGGCTGGTTCAGCCAGAAACAGCTCGTGCGCGGACTGACTTTCGGTGCCGTCAAGTAA